One Coffea arabica cultivar ET-39 chromosome 5c, Coffea Arabica ET-39 HiFi, whole genome shotgun sequence DNA window includes the following coding sequences:
- the LOC140007183 gene encoding uncharacterized protein codes for MRASNARSPKKHNKTYAKYNEGVEEVSRTNGKGNVVNNLFLTWGGGNTSWHGQEGRGRDGNIRSSRILSKDTLFEQKSVGSMGNEGREGVVEKKVEKESNTNLNMEGEGERELSSGKGTGGQLEKVEDDTMWIDGRQKEKRVSKVGGERREKGRELGSIGEVGAGGGMAGSLTVLWRKEIVVRRVLFIEFTIELNVVGKGNEADWWFIGVYASSIDLVRAQQWKIIKNRSTIWGSNWILAGDMNDILSSEEKWGDSWTWCNDWDEDGEVKERLDRVLCSWDWRREHGKAKCVHLHNEASDHSISSFFHSGHLLQAINETIITLIPKVESPISVSQYRPISLCNVVYKIISRILVNRRIGSNEYMALKLDMAKAYDRVDWPFVVKMMEKMGFCLIWINWIFKCMSSVGYSFNVNGEKKGWVRPSKGIRQGDPLSPYLFLLVSEGLSSLLKHALDNHCLTGLKIAKASPAISHLFFADDTLIFCRASIEESKQVMKILEMYEAASGQKINLDKSSIFFSKNTEMSNKAEILRILEGMKQVDQSKYLGLPMVIGRSKNQVFSYIKERVLGKLKGLPKSLCQDISREMARFWDLQDFNNAMLAKMLWRILTQPNLLMSKVLKGKYFKRESIWKTQIRAGDSWIWKSIMSARQVMERGARKRVGDGRTVDIWKDRWIPEGGTGMVATHRPAGCHVQKVHELIQNRKWSRAVMESLLSEEDCRRIEGIPISLCAGKDNLVWPLTKSGQYSVRTGYMLARDMRGEWRRKDQQEASNSMNEPNSKAWRVLWGLDIKHKLKHFIWKCLHGVLPVNEVIRRRIGKGEDKCSCCGELTETLEHMFFFCRHAEYIWKAAPIDWDGLKEFRHSFWLWWNSLMEAKDGMEGRNHIALTVNILWQIWKSRNQVQFDERNVRKGVANAKERKKEQVAGVRRWLPPPQGCIKLNTDAALVLKGRRIGWGVVARKEDGEVVGAWAGGESRNGTPAVEEALAIRKVVIKARLCGWNKVEIQSNCKLMVDKLRERNVDDPVTGTILNDVLVLSQDFDICHFSFVKREGNRVSHKLAKFATSLHDEISWKDSFPIWLTSLAKNDVRAVAPTL; via the exons ATGAGAGCTAGTAATGCTAGGAGTCCAAAAAAGCATAATAAAACATATGCAAAGTATAATGAGGGCGTTGAGGAGGTCTCTAGGACTAATGGTAAGGGGAATGTGGTAAACAACTTATTCTTGACATGGGGGGGAGGTAATACCAGTTGGCATGGGCAAGAAGGGAGGGGGAGGGATGGCAACATAAGGAGTAGTCGAATTCTTTCAAAGGATACTTTGTTTGAACAGAAGAGTGTTGGCAGTATGGGGAATGAGGGAAGGGAAGGCGTGGTGGAAAAGAAAGTGGAAAAAGAGTCTAATACTAACCTGAATATGgaaggagagggagagagggagcTGAGTTCTGGTAAGGGGACTGGGGGTCAGTTGGAAAAGGTGGAGGATGATACAATGTGGATTGATGGGAGGCAAAAGGAGAAAAGGGTGAGTAAGGTAGGGGGAGAGAGGAGGGAAAAGGGAAGGGAGCTGGGAAGTATAGGGGAAGTAGGGGCTGGAGGAG GTATGGCTGGAAGCTTGACTGTACTTTGGAGGAAGGAGATAGTAGTTAGAAGAGTTCTGTTCATTGAGTTCACTATAGAACTTAATGTGGTAGGGAAGGGGAATGAGGCAGATTGGTGGTTTATTGGGGTCTATGCTAGTAGTATAGATTTAGTAAGAGCACAGCAGtggaaaattataaaaaatagaTCTACAATTTGGGGTTCGAATTGGATCCTGGCAGGAGATATGAATGATATATTGTCTAGTGAAGAGAAATGGG GGGATTCCTGGACCTGGTGTAATGATTGGGATGAGGATGGGGAGGTCAAGGAAAGATTAGATAGAGTTCTGTGTAGTTGGGACTGGAGAAGGGAACATGGCAAAGCTAAGTGTGTGCACCTGCATAATGAGGCTTCTGATCATT CCATCTCTAGTTTCTTTCATTCTGGTCATTTACTGCAAGCTATTAATGAGACTATTATCACTCTAATTCCTAAAGTTGAATCTCCTATCTCTGTGTCTCAATATAGGCCTATTAGTTTGTGTAATGTCGTGTACAAAATTATTTCTAGGATTCTTGTTAACAG AAGAATAGGATCTAATGAGTATATGGCTCTTAAATTAGATATGGCTAAAGCCTATGACAGAGTAGACTGGCCTTTTGTTGTTAAGATGATGGAAAAAATGGGATTTTGTCTGATTTGGATAAATTGGATTTTCAAATGTATGTCTTCTGTTGGGTATTCTTTTAATGTGAATGGTGAAAAGAAAGGTTGGGTTAGGCCTTCAAAAGGGATAAGGCAAGGGGATCCACTATCCCCATACCTATTCTTATTAGTATCTGAAGGTCTGTCTAGTCTGTTAAAGCATGCATTGGACAACCATTGTCTGACAGGACTAAAGATTGCCAAAGCCAGTCCTGCTATTTCTCATTTGTTCTTTGCAGATGACACCCTCATCTTTTGTAGGGCTAGTATAGAAGAGTCTAAACAGGTGATGAAAATCTTGGAGATGTATGAAGCAGCTTCAGGACAGAAGATTAATTTAGATAaatcttctatttttttcagTAAAAACACTGAGATGAGTAATAAGGCAGAAATCCTCAGAATACTAGAGGGAATGAAACAGGTGGACCAGAGCAAGTATCTTGGGTTACCTATGGTTATTGGGAGATCTAAAAATCAGGTTTTCAGCTATATCAAGGAAAGAGTGTTGGGGAAGCTTAAGGG GTTGCCTAAGAGCTTGTGTCAGGATATAAGTAGAGAAATGGCTCGCTTTTG GGATTTGCAGGATTTTAACAATGCCATGTTGGCTAAGATGTTATGGAGGATTCTGACACAGCCTAATCTGTTGATGAGTAAGGTATTAAAGGGGAAGTACTTCAAAAGGGAATCTATTTGGAAAACACAGATAAGGGCAGGTGACTCCTGGATCTGGAAGAGCATAATGAGTGCAAGGCAGGTGATGGAAAGAGGAGCTAGGAAAAGAGTAGGGGATGGTAGAACAGTGGATATATGGAAGGACAGGTGGATACCAGAGGGAGGAACGGGTATGGTGGCAACTCACAGGCCTGCAGGTTGTCATGTCCAGAAGGTACATGAGCTGATTCAGAATAGGAAGTGGAGCAGAGCTGTGATGGAATCTTTGCTAAGTGAGGAGGACTGTAGAAGGATAGAAGGAATTCCAATTAGTCTATGTGCTGGAAAGGATAATTTGGTGTGGCCACTTACCAAATCTGGTCAATATTCTGTCAGAACTGGATATATGCTGGCTAGAGATATGAGGGGGGAATGGAGAAGGAAGGATCAGCAAGAGGCTAGCAATAGCATGAATGAACCCAACTCTAAAGCCTGGAGGGTGCTTTGGGGGTTAGACATCAAACATAAACTGAAACATTTTATCTGGAAATGTTTGCATGGTGTCTTACCAGTCAATGAGGTGATCAGAAGGAGAATAGGTAAGGGTGAGGATAAATGCAGCTGTTGTGGGGAGTTGACAGAAACTTTGGAACAcatgtttttcttttgtaggCATGCTGAGTATATATGGAAGGCAGCTCCAATTGATTGGGATGGTTTAAAAGAGTTCAGGCACAGTTTTTGGCTTTGGTGGAATAGCTTGATGGAAGCAAAGGACGGAATGGAAGGAAGAAACCACATTGCTTTGACAGTGAATATACTTTGGCAGATATGGAAATCAAGGAACCAAGTGCAGTTTGATGAGAGGA ATGTTAGGAAGGGGGTGGCTAATGCTaaggaaaggaagaaggaaCAGGTGGCTGGGGTACGTAGATGGCTTCCACCTCCCCAGGGCTGTATTAAACTAAACACTGATGCAGCCTTGGTGTTAAAAGGTAGAAGAATTGGGTGGGGAGTAGTGGCCAGAAAGGAGGATGGAGAGGTTGTAGGGGCTTGGGCAGGTGGTGAAAGTAGGAACGGAACCCCAGCAGTGGAGGAGGCCTTAGCTATCAGAAAAGTTGTGATTAAGGCTAGACTGTGTGGCTGGAACAAAGTTGAAATACAATCTAATTGTAAGCTGATGGTGGACAAGCTTAGGGAGAGAAATGTGGATGATCCAGTCACGGGGACCATCTTAAATGACGTTTTGGTTTTAAGTCAAGATTTTGATATTTGTCATTTCTCTTTTGTCAAAAGAGAAGGCAATCGTGTGTCTCATAAGCTGGCAAAATTTGCCACAAGCTTGCATGACGAAATCAGTTGGAAGGATTCCTTTCCAATTTGGCTTACTAGTTTAGCCAAGAATGATGTAAGAGCAGTTGCTCCAACTCTGTAA